The Perca fluviatilis chromosome 2, GENO_Pfluv_1.0, whole genome shotgun sequence genome includes a region encoding these proteins:
- the si:ch211-132b12.7 gene encoding CLOCK-interacting pacemaker: protein MQKEQPCLRESSPCATSSKNAKNRSNSMILLAIRGNKDADDSSGTGSRCSSEKDSGYSDGSDWHQTDVEDQRSNKSQSRGSEHAETSQPGQNKDIGQGNPGNPTLMPAGRKLPPIYITNNMVLKQPDMIQKRGQLPWRNENRETSSSGAVHMILFQQPSLLPATLKQQKPLSQMFNVTGKKINGTYLPILNSYPHIAPHPSKKPLDTFSCNDESQNLSKRVCTEHKSDDTPVARSLPEQHLYKQPKLAVLTSELPCSSSTRDSQSSSGPTAVPSSQSSPSGSGLYTTSSILTTRDLPRNSTTSTRHRRFLNTEEILRQSGLLDITLRTQELLRQSNATEWNIAQLRQHTELLYQAASNPSGSPSGITAWQHLHRAMAESGSYPSLKILQNVQILCHPDSASQPVSISTGKANGPLAAESSEVPPSRLLSTLLNPNSEQGRVLKGGDKSSENVTFMLPDSSTG from the exons ATGCAGAAAGAACAACCTTGCTTGCGCGAGAGCAGTCCTTGTGCTACATCCAGCAAGAATGCTAAAAATAGGAGCAACAGTATGATTCTGCTGGCAATACGTGGTAATAAAGATGCAGACGACTCCAGTGGTACAGGCTCCCGCTGCAGTTCAGAAAAAGACTCTGGTTACTCTG ACGGCTCAGACTGGCACCAGACAGATGTGGAGGACCAGCGGAGCAACAAAAGCCAGTCCAGAGGCAGCGAGCATGCAGAAACTTCACAGCCAGGTCAAAACAAAGACATTGGGCAAGGGAATCCTGGGAATCCTACCCTGATGCCAGCAGGCCGCAAGCTTCCACCCATCTACATCACCAACAACATGGTGCTTAAGCAG CCGGATATGATCCAGAAAAGAGGTCAGCTGCCCTGGAGAAATGAAAACAGGGAAACCAGTAGCTCTGGTGCTGTCCATATGATTCTTTTCCAGCAGCCTAGTTTGTTGCCGGCCACCCTCAAGCAACAAAAGCCCTTGTCCCAGATGTTCAATGTCACAGGGAAGAAAATAAATGGCACTTACCTGCCCATTCTCAACTCCTACCCACACATTGCACCTCACCCCAGCAAGAAGCCACTTGATACATTTTCATGTAATGATGAATCCCAGAACCTGAGCAAGAGGGTGTGCACAGAACACAAGAGTGATGACACACCTGTGGCCAGGAGTCTACCTGAGCAGCACCTTTATAAGCAACCGAAATTAGCAGTCTTAACATCTGAGCTGCCATGTTCCTCTTCCACCAGAGATAGTCAATCGTCCTCCGGTCCTACTGCTGTCCCCTCGAGCCAAAGCTCCCCATCTGGGTCTGGTCTGTACACTACATCCTCCATCCTCACAACCAGAGATCTTCCAAGAAACAGCACCACCAGTACTCGCCACCGGCGTTTCCTCAACACAGAAGAAATCCTCAGACAATCAGGTCTGCTGGACATTACACTGCGCACGCAGGAACTGCTGCGCCAGAGTAACGCCACCGAGTGGAACATTGCCCAGCTCCGCCAGCACACAGAGCTACTGTACCAGGCTGCCAGCAACCCCAGTGGCAGCCCGAGCGGCATCACAGCCTGGCAACATCTGCACCGAGCCATGGCCGAGTCTGGCAGCTACCCCAGCCTTAAAATTCTGCAAAATGTACAAATCCTGTGTCATCCAGATTCTGCCAGTCAACCAGTGAGTATTTCCACAGGTAAAGCCAATGGGCCACTAGCTGCTGAGAGCTCCGAGGTGCCGCCGTCTCGCCTTCTCTCTACTCTACTTAACCCAAACTCAGAACAAGGTAGGGTGCTCAAGGGCGGAGATAAATCTTCAGAGAACGTCACCTTTATGCTTCCTGACAGTTCTACCGGTTAG
- the LOC120553405 gene encoding cyclin N-terminal domain-containing protein 2 isoform X4 → MAKTGFCDSKPLLDLHKKADERRAPLRTWSNACGPIDRWQPVEVEESRMAPVKMEPEHRWERRLSAQTSEGIIMGFHEDSETRSVADGCVEEPLLLYPHGLQGLQSLQALVPSLLRLEVETALERLDLIWDRTYAWDMFLDMMITQTRHTFSNADLPRHFTDGTRSVLVDWLIQVHEMMHFQEETLYLAIHLLNRSVRQIKVTTVNLQLLGMVCLFLAAKKEECLLPEVSGLCYLMDHTYTKHQLLRMERKVLLGLKFDLSYCPPLNFLLLLSSIARCSAKVVWMARYLLELSLLEGQCVLVLPVQLAGAALCLSRQVLQEPLTPEGEAAWCLASSVHVGSETALLRVMHILASAAAKAHTRETSATFNKFSSPETMHVSRHPGLKNAAGLIGVCT, encoded by the exons ATGGCCAAGACTGGTTTCTGCGACTCCAAGCCCCTGTTGGACTTACACAAGAAG GCGGATGAGAGGCGAGCCCCGTTAAGAACTTGGTCTAATGCCTGTGGGCCTATAGATCGCTGGCAGCCTGTAGAGGTAGAGGAGTCCAGGATGGCGCCTGTCAAAATGGAGCCAGAACACCGATGG GAAAGAAGGTTATCGGCGCAAACGAGCGAAGGCATCATCATGGGATTTCATGAAGACAGTGAAACACGCTCAGTTG CAGATGGGTGTGTGGAGGAGCCTTTGCTTCTTTACCCTCATGGACTGCAGGGTCTTCAAAGCCTACAGGCACTGGTGCCTAGCTTGCTGCGCCTTGAAGTAGAGACAGCACTGGAGAGACTGGACCTCATATGGGACCGGACATACGCCTGGGACATGTTCCTGGATATGATG ATAACTCAAACACGACACACTTTTTCCAACGCCGACCTGCCCCGGCATTTCACTGATGGCACTCGTTCTGTCCTGGTAGACTGGCTCATTCAAGTACAT GAGATGATGCATTTTCAGGAAGAGACCCTCTATCTGGCCATACACCTCCTCAACCGCTCTGTGCGTCAGATCAAGGTGACTACAGTCAACCTGCAGCTCCTTGGCATGGTTTGCCTCTTCCTTGCTGCAAAAAAGGAAGAATGTCTCCTCCCTGAG GTGTCTGGACTCTGCTACTTGATGGACCACACCTACACGAAGCATCAGCTGCTGCGAATGGAGCGGAAAGTCCTTTTAGGGCTCAAGTTTGATTTGTCCTACTGTCCCCCTCTgaatttcctcctcctcctttcctccatTGCTCGCTGCAGTGCTAAG GTGGTCTGGATGGCTCGGTATCTATTGGAGCTGTCTCTCCTGGAGGGCCAGTGTGTGTTGGTTCTGCCTGTGCAGCTGGCAGGAGCGGCCCTCTGCTTGTCCCGTCAAGTTCTGCAGGAGCCCCTAACACCAGAAGGGGAGGCTGCATGGTGTCTGGCCTCCAGTGTCCATGTCGGCAG TGAGACTGCACTGCTGAGGGTCATGCACATTCTGGCCAGTGCCGCAGCCAAGGCCCACACCCGAGAGACCAGCGCTACTTTTAATAAATTCTCCTCCCCAGAGACCATGCATGTCAGCAGGCACCCGGGTCTAAAGAACGCTGCTGGTCTGATAGGGGTATGCACTTGA
- the LOC120553405 gene encoding cyclin N-terminal domain-containing protein 2 isoform X2 yields the protein MAKTGFCDSKPLLDLHKKADERRAPLRTWSNACGPIDRWQPVEVEESRMAPVKMEPEHRWERRLSAQTSEGIIMGFHEDSETRSVDGCVEEPLLLYPHGLQGLQSLQALVPSLLRLEVETALERLDLIWDRTYAWDMFLDMMITQTRHTFSNADLPRHFTDGTRSVLVDWLIQVHFISYQEMMHFQEETLYLAIHLLNRSVRQIKVTTVNLQLLGMVCLFLAAKKEECLLPEVSGLCYLMDHTYTKHQLLRMERKVLLGLKFDLSYCPPLNFLLLLSSIARCSAKVVWMARYLLELSLLEGQCVLVLPVQLAGAALCLSRQVLQEPLTPEGEAAWCLASSVHVGSETALLRVMHILASAAAKAHTRETSATFNKFSSPETMHVSRHPGLKNAAGLIGVCT from the exons ATGGCCAAGACTGGTTTCTGCGACTCCAAGCCCCTGTTGGACTTACACAAGAAG GCGGATGAGAGGCGAGCCCCGTTAAGAACTTGGTCTAATGCCTGTGGGCCTATAGATCGCTGGCAGCCTGTAGAGGTAGAGGAGTCCAGGATGGCGCCTGTCAAAATGGAGCCAGAACACCGATGG GAAAGAAGGTTATCGGCGCAAACGAGCGAAGGCATCATCATGGGATTTCATGAAGACAGTGAAACACGCTCAGTTG ATGGGTGTGTGGAGGAGCCTTTGCTTCTTTACCCTCATGGACTGCAGGGTCTTCAAAGCCTACAGGCACTGGTGCCTAGCTTGCTGCGCCTTGAAGTAGAGACAGCACTGGAGAGACTGGACCTCATATGGGACCGGACATACGCCTGGGACATGTTCCTGGATATGATG ATAACTCAAACACGACACACTTTTTCCAACGCCGACCTGCCCCGGCATTTCACTGATGGCACTCGTTCTGTCCTGGTAGACTGGCTCATTCAAGTACAT TTTATTTCCTACCAGGAGATGATGCATTTTCAGGAAGAGACCCTCTATCTGGCCATACACCTCCTCAACCGCTCTGTGCGTCAGATCAAGGTGACTACAGTCAACCTGCAGCTCCTTGGCATGGTTTGCCTCTTCCTTGCTGCAAAAAAGGAAGAATGTCTCCTCCCTGAG GTGTCTGGACTCTGCTACTTGATGGACCACACCTACACGAAGCATCAGCTGCTGCGAATGGAGCGGAAAGTCCTTTTAGGGCTCAAGTTTGATTTGTCCTACTGTCCCCCTCTgaatttcctcctcctcctttcctccatTGCTCGCTGCAGTGCTAAG GTGGTCTGGATGGCTCGGTATCTATTGGAGCTGTCTCTCCTGGAGGGCCAGTGTGTGTTGGTTCTGCCTGTGCAGCTGGCAGGAGCGGCCCTCTGCTTGTCCCGTCAAGTTCTGCAGGAGCCCCTAACACCAGAAGGGGAGGCTGCATGGTGTCTGGCCTCCAGTGTCCATGTCGGCAG TGAGACTGCACTGCTGAGGGTCATGCACATTCTGGCCAGTGCCGCAGCCAAGGCCCACACCCGAGAGACCAGCGCTACTTTTAATAAATTCTCCTCCCCAGAGACCATGCATGTCAGCAGGCACCCGGGTCTAAAGAACGCTGCTGGTCTGATAGGGGTATGCACTTGA
- the LOC120553405 gene encoding cyclin N-terminal domain-containing protein 2 isoform X3 codes for MFIQRMNCSRLQTLLKADERRAPLRTWSNACGPIDRWQPVEVEESRMAPVKMEPEHRWERRLSAQTSEGIIMGFHEDSETRSVADGCVEEPLLLYPHGLQGLQSLQALVPSLLRLEVETALERLDLIWDRTYAWDMFLDMMITQTRHTFSNADLPRHFTDGTRSVLVDWLIQVHFISYQEMMHFQEETLYLAIHLLNRSVRQIKVTTVNLQLLGMVCLFLAAKKEECLLPEVSGLCYLMDHTYTKHQLLRMERKVLLGLKFDLSYCPPLNFLLLLSSIARCSAKVVWMARYLLELSLLEGQCVLVLPVQLAGAALCLSRQVLQEPLTPEGEAAWCLASSVHVGSETALLRVMHILASAAAKAHTRETSATFNKFSSPETMHVSRHPGLKNAAGLIGVCT; via the exons ATGTTCATACAGAGAATGAACTGCAGCCGCCTACAAACGCTATTAAAG GCGGATGAGAGGCGAGCCCCGTTAAGAACTTGGTCTAATGCCTGTGGGCCTATAGATCGCTGGCAGCCTGTAGAGGTAGAGGAGTCCAGGATGGCGCCTGTCAAAATGGAGCCAGAACACCGATGG GAAAGAAGGTTATCGGCGCAAACGAGCGAAGGCATCATCATGGGATTTCATGAAGACAGTGAAACACGCTCAGTTG CAGATGGGTGTGTGGAGGAGCCTTTGCTTCTTTACCCTCATGGACTGCAGGGTCTTCAAAGCCTACAGGCACTGGTGCCTAGCTTGCTGCGCCTTGAAGTAGAGACAGCACTGGAGAGACTGGACCTCATATGGGACCGGACATACGCCTGGGACATGTTCCTGGATATGATG ATAACTCAAACACGACACACTTTTTCCAACGCCGACCTGCCCCGGCATTTCACTGATGGCACTCGTTCTGTCCTGGTAGACTGGCTCATTCAAGTACAT TTTATTTCCTACCAGGAGATGATGCATTTTCAGGAAGAGACCCTCTATCTGGCCATACACCTCCTCAACCGCTCTGTGCGTCAGATCAAGGTGACTACAGTCAACCTGCAGCTCCTTGGCATGGTTTGCCTCTTCCTTGCTGCAAAAAAGGAAGAATGTCTCCTCCCTGAG GTGTCTGGACTCTGCTACTTGATGGACCACACCTACACGAAGCATCAGCTGCTGCGAATGGAGCGGAAAGTCCTTTTAGGGCTCAAGTTTGATTTGTCCTACTGTCCCCCTCTgaatttcctcctcctcctttcctccatTGCTCGCTGCAGTGCTAAG GTGGTCTGGATGGCTCGGTATCTATTGGAGCTGTCTCTCCTGGAGGGCCAGTGTGTGTTGGTTCTGCCTGTGCAGCTGGCAGGAGCGGCCCTCTGCTTGTCCCGTCAAGTTCTGCAGGAGCCCCTAACACCAGAAGGGGAGGCTGCATGGTGTCTGGCCTCCAGTGTCCATGTCGGCAG TGAGACTGCACTGCTGAGGGTCATGCACATTCTGGCCAGTGCCGCAGCCAAGGCCCACACCCGAGAGACCAGCGCTACTTTTAATAAATTCTCCTCCCCAGAGACCATGCATGTCAGCAGGCACCCGGGTCTAAAGAACGCTGCTGGTCTGATAGGGGTATGCACTTGA
- the LOC120553405 gene encoding cyclin N-terminal domain-containing protein 2 isoform X1 — protein sequence MAKTGFCDSKPLLDLHKKADERRAPLRTWSNACGPIDRWQPVEVEESRMAPVKMEPEHRWERRLSAQTSEGIIMGFHEDSETRSVADGCVEEPLLLYPHGLQGLQSLQALVPSLLRLEVETALERLDLIWDRTYAWDMFLDMMITQTRHTFSNADLPRHFTDGTRSVLVDWLIQVHFISYQEMMHFQEETLYLAIHLLNRSVRQIKVTTVNLQLLGMVCLFLAAKKEECLLPEVSGLCYLMDHTYTKHQLLRMERKVLLGLKFDLSYCPPLNFLLLLSSIARCSAKVVWMARYLLELSLLEGQCVLVLPVQLAGAALCLSRQVLQEPLTPEGEAAWCLASSVHVGSETALLRVMHILASAAAKAHTRETSATFNKFSSPETMHVSRHPGLKNAAGLIGVCT from the exons ATGGCCAAGACTGGTTTCTGCGACTCCAAGCCCCTGTTGGACTTACACAAGAAG GCGGATGAGAGGCGAGCCCCGTTAAGAACTTGGTCTAATGCCTGTGGGCCTATAGATCGCTGGCAGCCTGTAGAGGTAGAGGAGTCCAGGATGGCGCCTGTCAAAATGGAGCCAGAACACCGATGG GAAAGAAGGTTATCGGCGCAAACGAGCGAAGGCATCATCATGGGATTTCATGAAGACAGTGAAACACGCTCAGTTG CAGATGGGTGTGTGGAGGAGCCTTTGCTTCTTTACCCTCATGGACTGCAGGGTCTTCAAAGCCTACAGGCACTGGTGCCTAGCTTGCTGCGCCTTGAAGTAGAGACAGCACTGGAGAGACTGGACCTCATATGGGACCGGACATACGCCTGGGACATGTTCCTGGATATGATG ATAACTCAAACACGACACACTTTTTCCAACGCCGACCTGCCCCGGCATTTCACTGATGGCACTCGTTCTGTCCTGGTAGACTGGCTCATTCAAGTACAT TTTATTTCCTACCAGGAGATGATGCATTTTCAGGAAGAGACCCTCTATCTGGCCATACACCTCCTCAACCGCTCTGTGCGTCAGATCAAGGTGACTACAGTCAACCTGCAGCTCCTTGGCATGGTTTGCCTCTTCCTTGCTGCAAAAAAGGAAGAATGTCTCCTCCCTGAG GTGTCTGGACTCTGCTACTTGATGGACCACACCTACACGAAGCATCAGCTGCTGCGAATGGAGCGGAAAGTCCTTTTAGGGCTCAAGTTTGATTTGTCCTACTGTCCCCCTCTgaatttcctcctcctcctttcctccatTGCTCGCTGCAGTGCTAAG GTGGTCTGGATGGCTCGGTATCTATTGGAGCTGTCTCTCCTGGAGGGCCAGTGTGTGTTGGTTCTGCCTGTGCAGCTGGCAGGAGCGGCCCTCTGCTTGTCCCGTCAAGTTCTGCAGGAGCCCCTAACACCAGAAGGGGAGGCTGCATGGTGTCTGGCCTCCAGTGTCCATGTCGGCAG TGAGACTGCACTGCTGAGGGTCATGCACATTCTGGCCAGTGCCGCAGCCAAGGCCCACACCCGAGAGACCAGCGCTACTTTTAATAAATTCTCCTCCCCAGAGACCATGCATGTCAGCAGGCACCCGGGTCTAAAGAACGCTGCTGGTCTGATAGGGGTATGCACTTGA
- the akt2 gene encoding RAC-beta serine/threonine-protein kinase produces MNEVSVVREGWLHKRGEYIKTWRPRYFILKSDGSFIGYKEKPEVSSDHSLPPLNNFSVAECQLMKTERPRPNTFVIRCLQWTSVIERTFHVDSNEEREEWMRSIQAVANSLKSQQQDEEPMEIKFGSPSDSSGTEEMEIAVSKSRTKVTMSDFDYLKLLGKGTFGKVILVKEKATGMYYAMKILRKEVIIAKDEVAHTVTESRVLQNTRHPFLTTLKYAFQTHDRLCFVMEYANGGELFFHLSRDRVFTEDRARFYGAEIVSALEYLHSRNVVYRDLKLENLMLDKDGHIKITDFGLCKEGITDGATMKTFCGTPEYLAPEVLEDNDYGRAVDWWGLGVVMYEMMCGRLPFYNQDHERLFELILMEEIRFPKNLAPEAKALLAGLLKKDPKQRLGGGPDDAKEVMSHKFFTSINWQDVLEKKLIPPFKPQVTSETDTRYFDDEFTAQTITITPPDKYDSLDVEDSDQRTHFPQFSYSASIRE; encoded by the exons ATGAATGAAGTCAGTGTTGTGAGAGAAGGATGGCTCCATAAGAGAG GTGAATACATTAAAACATGGAGGCCTCGGTACTTCATCTTAAAGAGCGACGGCTCCTTCATTGGCTACAAAGAGAAGCCTGAGGTGTCCAGTGACCACAGCCTCCCACCACTCAACAACTTCTCTGTCGCAG AATGCCAGCTGATGAAAACGGAGCGCCCAAGGCCCAATACGTTTGTCATCCGTTGCCTGCAATGGACCTCTGTTATTGAGCGCACCTTCCATGTAGACAGCAATGAGGAGAG GGAGGAATGGATGCGATCGATCCAGGCAGTGGCAAATAGCCTGAAGAGTCAGCAGCAGGATGAGGAGCCCATGGAGATTAAATTTGGCTCACCAAGTGACAGCAGTGGCACAGAGGAGATGGAGATTGCTGTGTCCAAATCCCGCACAAAAGTG ACCATGAGTGACTTTGACTATCTGAAGCTGCTGGGAAAGGGGACATTTGGTAAAGTGATCCTGGTGAAGGAGAAGGCCACAGGGATGTACTACGCCATGAAAATCCTCCGCAAGGAAGTCATCATTGCTAAA GATGAAGTGGCACACACAGTTACAGAAAGCAGAGTTCTCCAAAATACGCGGCATCCCTTTCTAACG ACACTAAAATATGCATTTCAAACGCATGACCGGCTATGCTTTGTAATGGAGTATGCAAATGGAGGAGAA CTCTTCTTTCACTTATCCCGGGACAGAGTGTTCACAGAAGACAGAGCTAGATTCTATGGTGCAGAAATAGTGTCAGCACTGGAGTACCTACACTCACGCAATGTAGTTTACAGAGATTTAAAG CTGGAGAACCTCATGTTAGATAAGGACGGCCACATAAAGATAACAGATTTTGGGTTGTGTAAAGAGGGGATCACAGACGGTGCCACTATGAAAACCTTCTGTGGAACACCGGAGTACCTGGCACCAGAG GTGCTAGAAGACAATGACTACGGACGAGCGGTGGACTGGTGGGGACTGGGCGTGGTCATGTATGAGATGATGTGTGGTCGGTTGCCCTTCTACAACCAGGACCATGAGCGTCTCTTTGAGCTTATCCTCATGGAGGAGATCCGCTTCCCCAAGAACCTGGCTCCGGAAGCCAAGGCCCTGCTGGCCGGCCTGCTCAAAAAGGATCCCAAACAAAG GCTTGGTGGCGGTCCAGACGATGCCAAAGAAGTGATGAGCCACAAGTTCTTTACATCTATCAACTGGCAGGATGTTCTTGAAAAAAAG CTTATTCCACCCTTCAAGCCCCAAGTAACATCAGAGACGGACACGCGTTACTTCGATGATGAGTTCACAGCACAAACCATAACAATAACTCCCCCTGACAAGT ATGACAGTTTAGATGTCGAGGATTCAGATCAGCGCACGCACTTCCCTCAGTTCTCCTACTCTGCCAGCATACGGGAATGA
- the dhx40 gene encoding probable ATP-dependent RNA helicase DHX40, giving the protein MSKSTRLDSKENESEHLPIYQHKAKLIQAVKDSTFLVVTGETGSGKTTQLPKYLHKAGLCKDGKIGITQPRRVAAITVAQRVAQEMQCNLGREVGYQVRFDDCTSPSTVVKYMTDGCLLREILADPVLSQYSVVVLDEVHERSLNTDILLGLLKKMFSNPAKTPKGRSIPLKVVVMSATLETDKLSAFLGGCPIFSIPGRAFPVTCTFGFAVGPKDIESTGYAKEVVKVALDVHTSEMAGDILVFLTGQSEIERACDLLYEKAESIDYRYDVQDQTVEGLLILPLYGSMPTDQQRQIFQPPPSGIRKCVVATNIAATSLTINGIKYIIDSGFVKQLNHNSRVGMDILEVVPISKSEAQQRAGRAGRTSAGKCFRIYTKEFWEKSMPEYTVPEIQRTSLTAVILTLKCLGVHDVIRFPYLDCPEERFILEALKQLYQFDAIDRRGRVTQLGELMVEFPLHPGLTRAVLKAASLGCEDLLLPVAAMLSVENIFIRPGHPEKQKEADKKHRALAAKSGSMNDFATLLSVFQSCKSSDRPSAWCKDNWIHWRALKSAFSVETQLREILLRLQQKKDFPVDTFDGNKSELFRRCLCTGYFTNVARRSVGKVFCTMDGHGSMVHFHPSSSLFDQEDELNWVIFHDVLVTSRVYIRTVCPIRYEWVKDLLPKLHEVDVYELSGVAREEVTDEEMIKWETREAAKRQPEVSTEDVMKKLEKRNNDVTVSDARARYLQRKQQRQQK; this is encoded by the exons ATGTCCAAATCAACGAGATTGGATTCAAAAGAAAATGAGTCCGAACACCTGCCGATCTATCAGCACAAAGCCAAACTGATTCAGGCTGTCAAAGACAGCACTTTCCTGGTTGTCACCGGCGAGACTGGCAGCGGGAAAACCACACAACTTCCAAAGTACCTGCATAAAGCAG GTCTTTGTAAAGATGGCAAAATTGGCATCACCCAGCCCCGCCGGGTGGCTGCCATCACAGTGGCTCAGAGGGTAGCCCAGGAGATGCAGTGCAATCTGGGTAGAGAGGTTGGCTACCAAGTACGCTTTGATGACTGCACATCACCG AGCACCGTGGTGAAGTATATGACAGACGGCTGTTTGCTCAGAGAGATCCTGGCAGATCCTGTACTTTCTCAGTACAGTGTTGTAGTCTTGGATGAAGTCCACGAACGCAGCCTTAACACA GATATTCTCCTGGGTTTACTGAAGAAAATGTTCTCCAACCCTGCTAAGACCCCCAAGGGCCGATCAATCCCTTTGAAGGTGGTGGTGATGTCCGCCACCTTGGAAACGGACAAACTTTCAGCTTTTCTTGGCGGCTGTCCCATCTTTTCTATTCCAGGGAGGGCTTTTCCTGTCACCTGCACATTTGGTTTTGCTGTAGGACCTAAAGACATAGAGAGCACTGGTTATGCAAAAGAG GTTGTCAAAGTGGCCCTTGATGTGCATACCAGTGAAATGGCTGGGGATATTCTTGTGTTTTTGACAG GTCAGTCAGAGATTGAGCGGGCCTGTGACTTGTTATATGAAAAAGCTGAGTCTATTGATTACCGCTACGATGTGCAGGACCAAACAGTGGAGGGCCTTCTTATTTTGCCTCTTTATGGATCCATGCCCACTG ATCAACAGAGGCAGATCTTTCAGCCTCCACCTTCAGGAATAAGAAAGTGTGTAGTGGCCACAAACATTGCAGCAACATCTCTCACCATCAATGGCATAAA GTACATCATAGACAGCGGGTTTGTGAAACAACTCAACCACAACTCAAGGGTGGGCATGGATATCTTGGAGGTGGTGCCTATTTCAAA gaGTGAGGCTCAGCAGAGAGCAGGCCGAGCTGGAAGAACCTCAGCCGGGAAGTGCTTTCGAATCTACACCAAGGAATTCTGGGAGAAGAGCATGCCTGAATATACAGTTCCGGAAATCCAGAGGACAAGTCTGACTGCAGTGATACTCACACTCAAGTGCCTGGGCGTTCATGATGTCATTAG gttccCTTATCTAGACTGTCCAGAGGAACGGTTTATTCTCGAGGCATTAAAACAGCTCTACCAATTTGATGCCATCGATAG GAGAGGTAGAGTGACCCAGCTGGGGGAGCTGATGGTGGAGTTCCCCCTGCACCCAGGCCTTACCAGGGCCGTGCTCAAAGCCGCCTCGCTCGGCTGTGAGGACCTACTGCTCCCTGTGGCCGCCATGCTGTCTGTAGAGAACATTTTCATCAGGCCAG GCCACCCTGAGAAGCAGAAAGAGGCAGATAAAAAGCACAGAGCGCTGGCTGCCAAGAGCGGCAGTATGAATGACTTTGCCACTCTCCTCAGTGTGTTTCAGTCATGTAAATCCAG TGACAGACCCTCAGCCTGGTGTAAGGATAATTGGATCCACTGGAGGGCGCTGAAGTCAGCCTTTAGTGTGGAGACTCAGTTGCGAGAGATCCTCCTCCGCCTGCAACAG AAGAAAGATTTCCCTGTGGACACATTTGATGGCAATAAGAGCGAACTCTTCAGACGATGCCTGTGTACAGGATACTTCACCAACGTTGCCAGAAG GTCCGTTGGAAAGGTGTTTTGCACAATGGATGGCCATGGATCCATGGTTCACTTTCATCCATCATCATCG CTGTTTGACCAGGAGGATGAGCTGAACTGGGTCATTTTCCACGATGTGCTGGTGACCTCACGGGTGTATATTAGGACCGTGTGTCCTATTCGATACGAGTGGGTGAAAGACTTATTACCTAAACTCCATGAGGTGGATGTCTATGAGCTGAGCGGTGTGGCGAGAGAAGAAGTGACTGATGAGGAGATGATAAAATGGGAGACCAGGGAAGCTGCCAAAAGACAACCAG AGGTTTCTACTGAGGATGTCATGAAGAAGCTGGAGAAGCGAAACAATGATGTCACTGTCAGCGATGCTCGTGCTCGCTACCTGCAAAGAAAgcaacaaagacaacaaaaataa